From the genome of Candidatus Palauibacter australiensis, one region includes:
- a CDS encoding tetratricopeptide repeat protein, whose translation MSTTPGGSVRLWLPVAIATLAAAAAAPGEIRAQAGRAETREGNRLYEEGRFAEAHEKYLEALLEAPDSPVIRFNDG comes from the coding sequence GTGAGTACGACGCCTGGCGGGAGCGTGCGGTTGTGGCTGCCCGTGGCCATCGCGACGCTTGCGGCTGCGGCCGCGGCTCCGGGCGAGATCCGGGCGCAGGCGGGGCGCGCGGAGACGCGCGAGGGGAACCGCCTTTACGAGGAGGGACGTTTCGCCGAAGCGCACGAGAAGTACCTGGAAGCGCTCCTCGAGGCCCCCGACTCCCCCGTCATCCGGTTCAACGATGGG